The genomic interval TTCAGGAAAAACAGCTCTTATCGAAAAGTTGACACGAGAACTTGCTTCTCAATATTCATTGGGTGTAATTACCAATGATATTTATACACAAGAAGACGCCGAGTTTTTGACCAAAAATAGTTTGTTACCCAAAGAACGAATTATCGGAGTCGAAACGGGAGGTTGCCCGCATACTGCTATTCGCGAGGATGCGAGTATGAATCTCGAAGCCGTGGAAGAAATGGCAGAACGATTTGCCGATATCGAAATTATTTTTATCGAAAGTGGGGGCGATAATCTGTCAGCTACTTTTAGTCCCGATTTGGCCGACTTAACCATATTTGTCATTGATGTCGCTCAAGGCGAAAAAATTCCTAGAAAAGGCGGTCCCGGAATTACCCGAAGTGATTTGTTGATGATTAACAAAATCGATTTGGCGCCGTATGTGAATGCCGATTTGGGAGTAATGGAGCGCGATGCCCGAAAAATGCGTAACGGAAGACCGTTTGTTTTTACCAATTTGATGAAGAGAGATGGCTTGGATGATGTGATTGGTTGGATTCAAAAATATGCTCTTTTAGAAAATGTAGTAGAACCAAATTTGCACCGATGATTTCAAAGGTTACCATAGAATCCGTTGAAAAACGAGGCATAACGGAATTAAAATCTGTTTTTTGTTCGACACCTTTTAAAGTGGTTGAGGTCAGAGAGGACAAGAAGAATCCGCTGTTAGAATTGATGTTGATGAGTTCTTCTCCCGGCGTTTTGGACAATGATGAATTGAGTTTTGATTATTTGATTGCTGAGAACTGCCAAGTAGAAATGACTACACAATCTTTTCAACGGTTGTTTACCATGGAAAATAGTGCGGTTCAAAAAACGAATGTTGTGATTAAGGAAAATGCTTTTTTATCCTATTTGCCACAACCTACTGTGCCACATAAAGATTCCAATTTTAAAAGTGTAAATACCATTCATTTAGAAAAAAATGCTGCTGTTGTTTGGGGCGAAATTTTCACTTGTGGACGAAAATTAAAAGACGAAATTTTTCAGTTTACCCAGTTTCAAAGTTTGACTAAAATTTTCCAAGAGGAAAAACTCGTTTATTTTGAAAATTTATTTTTGAATCCAACCAAGCAAAACCCTTTAAATATTGGACAATATGAAGGATTTACGCATCAACTTAGTTTAGTTTACATTGAAGAAGCTTGTGATATTCCAGTTTTGAAAAAGCAATTGGATGCCTTCTTGGAGGATAAGGATTGTACGTTTGGTATTTCGGAAACGGCGACCAACGGATTGTCTATTAAAATATTAGACTTTAAGGCCGAGAAATTACTAACTCTCATGAAACAATTAACTCAGATTATAAAAAATGGTCGACTTTAATTTACTTTGTTTTACGGTTTTATCCATTAGTGCGATTCATACTTTGAGCGGACCAGATCATTATTTGCCATTTATAGTCCTGTCAAGATCCAAACAATGGAGTTTGAAAAAGACCCTTTTGTGGACTTTTCTCTGCGGGTTTGCTCATGTATTAAGCTCGGTTGTCCTTGGTGTAATTGGTATACTTCTGGGTTGGACAGTGACCAAAGTCTTTCATATCGAAGAAATTCGTGGAGGCTACGCTTCTTGGTTTTTACTGCTTTTTGGAATAGGTTACGTTGTTTATGCCTTGATCAATCTAAAAAATAATAAGACCCACAAACATTTCGATACTTCAGATGAAGGTGATATTTATGTTTTTGAACACAAACACGGACAAAGCATTGCGGGTAACAAGCGTTATAAAGTAACGCCTTGGGTGATGTTTTTTATTTTTGCTCTTGGACCAAGCGAACCTATGATTCCTTTAATTATTTATCCGGCCATTAATTATACTTTTTCGGAAGTTGGGATGTTGATCTTTTTATATACGTTCACAACAATTTTTACCATGATGTTTATGGTTTTGATGGGGTTTTTCGGCTCTCGTTTTATCAATTACAAAGGATTCGAAAAATACATTGAATTATTCAGTGGGATTTCCATCATCGTTTGTGGCTTCGGGATGGTGTTTTTGGAGTGGTAAGTTCTAAATCTTAATTGCCACGATATTCGACGAAATCAAACAACGCATAGTTTTGAGTAGTAGGAATGTGATCGCCAATAAAATTCAGGTTCTCAACACTACAAAAGATTTTGAATTTTTCTTTAGTACCATAATTCAGTTGAAGTGTACTAACTGTATTACCACCAATTTTCCAGTTGGCAATGTATTTGTTTTTGGAATTTAAAGTTAGTTCGATAGATAAATTATACCAATCTCCTCTTTTAATTTTCACAGGAGTAGATTGAAAAGGATTGGCTTGTGAGGTCATATAAGCGATTAAGTCGTCTGAAGCTGCATTAAGTGCGTTGCGTTCACTTTCTGTACCATAACCAATTTCAAAATCCAATTCATGGGTATCGTCATTGTATAAAAACGCACCGATGCTGGCTTTGTCACCCACGCCCATCTCAGGGACAAATACTCTCCATGTATAGATACCTGTAGTGTAGGTAGCAATCGTTTTTACTTTAGGGCGATCCCAGGTGTTTGGACGTGTATAAATGTTTAAATTTCCATTTTCAGTAAAATAATTTATTTGTCCGTTCATGTTTTGTGAAGCATCTTCCCATTCGGATAAATCATTGAAATTCCAAAATTTATTGCTCACGGTTCGGGAAGGTTTTGAGGTGTTTTCTATTGTAACGACTGATGATTCGGTTTCATTTACAAGCAGGTCATCAGCACATGAAAATAATAGTAATGCAATAATAACTCCTAGTATTTTAAAATTTAGCTTCATAATAATAGTTTTTTGTTTAGTCTTTATTGTAAATATAAATAATGATTGTAATAATCGATTATTGCTTTCCCTTTTAAAAGTACGTCAGCGCCAATAATTCCGTGAACGGGTTTGGATTTATATTGTATCAAAGCTTCATTAACATGCGATAAATCAAAAATAACCAAATCAACTTTTGTTTTCCAAGTCCCTAGTTGTAATTTATTTTTTGTTGACATTTGGGTCAACATTCCTGTAGCTCCAGCCCCAGAAGCTTTGGTTTTAGAATCTTGTGCATCCACCTGAAAAAGTTCGATGCTTTCAAAACCTATGCAACTGTTAGAAGCGCCTGTGTCTAATATAAAATTCCCTTTAACGCCGTTGATTTTGGATTTAATCAAGAGATGTTGGGTTTTGGTAATCTTAAATTTTATTTTTTTATATTTTTCCTTTTTGAGGATTTCTTGTAGTTTTTCCATTTTCTAAACTGAATGAAAGCCAAAAGTAAACCAATTATGGTTATAAAACCTATACTGTAAAGAGTATAGTTGAAAGATTCTTCTCCAGCAGTACGACTTCCATAATACACAAAAGCACTCCAGTAATAAGGTGATTTTTTGGCATTTGAAATCGTTTTGTCTTTCAAGAAATCTAATTTGGCATTGCGATTGGCTTCCCAATACGAATCTCCATCTTTACAATGTTGGTAGAAATAATCCATAAAAACCGAAGTTGTAAAATCATTGACTTTCCATAAGGAGAATAATAGGTTTCTAGCTCCTGCAAATTGAAATCCTCGTGCAATACTCATCGCTCCTTCGGATTTGTAAAGTCTTCCAATACCTGTTTCACATGCACTCAATACCACTAATTCAGGATTGATATTCAATTGATATAACTCCGTATATAAAATTTCTTGATCGAAAAATTTAATGCTCGCGGGAGTTTCGAGGTCGCCAGCCGTAGCATGTGTGGATAGATGAAGAATAGAATAACGAGCAGCATTCGATTTGAAATTATCAAAAGTGGCTTGTTTATTTTCGAAAAACTGTCCATCGAACTTGTTTTTTATGGATGCCATTTCGTTTTTAGAAAAATCCAAAGCATAGTCTGTTTTTTCGAAAACTGGAAATATCCCAAGTACATTTTTTTTAGGTTTTTCAAGTTCTACTTCGTTTAAATAAAATGATACAGAGTTATTGTATCCAATGGCGTAATCATTGACCAAATAATTCATTTTGGTAAAATTTGTCGTTGAAGTTTCGGCTGTGATTAAAGCTTCGAATGGAAGAAAATTTAATAATCCGTCCGGGATAATGATGAGGTTTCTCTCTTTTGGTTGTTTTGGTAATTCCAATAGATCATAAACTATTTTACCTTGATGATTGTATCCTTTTGAGTCTTTTAGTATAGCATCTGATTCTTTAAAATAATTTAAAAAATCAGTGATTTCTGCTTTATTAGTTTCGTTGTTATACGATTGAAGTTGAATGGTGTTTTTACGAAAAGTAAAAGAATAGGTTTTCACTGCGCCAGAAAAATAATTGACGAGGACTGTTTTTTCTTTTTCTAGTTTTTCAAAGACTAGTTGTAAATCGATATTTTGGTTTTTAGTTTGGGTAGTGGTGGATTGAATTTTTTTCAAAGAAAGGACTAGTTCATTTTGTTTTTCAATGGCGTGGTTGATTTTTGTAATGTCAGCTTTGTTTCCTTTTTGCTGCTCTTTAGTGATTTCAACAGTCCAGTTTTGCAATTGTTCAATGTGTAATTTTTCTTCTCTTGAGGCAGTTTTGTTTTTCTGCAAATAGCTTTTTAAAACGGTGGACTTTGTTTTTTCTGCCAGTTGAAAAGCTTGTTCGATATAAGCTTGTTTCTTTTCTTTTTGGAACAATAATTCATAGAGTACGATGCATTTTTCAGTACGCAATCGAACGCGAGTTTGGTTTATGATTTTTGAATTTTCGTAGATCAATAAATTAGAAAACAGATCTTCAATATAAGCGGAAAGGGCGTAGGCTTCCAGTGCTTTTTTGGGTGTGTTTTTGAGACTAAAAATTGCGCCTTGTAAATCTAATGCATCTAGTAAAACAGTTTCTGAATAGAGTGATTTGGACTCCGGCAGAATGTTTTTTGTGCTTGAATAATTAGGGATTAAGGTCTTGAATACGGAGCTCAGTAAAGCAGAGGCTTCTGCGTATTTTTGCTGTTCGAAAAGTAGAGCAGCTTCTTCATAATATAATTTAGCTATTTGTCGAGAATCTTGATTAACGGAGGTAAAGAATAGTTTTTTCGCTTTCGCAAAATAGTCGTTGGCTATTTCAAAGCTTCGTCTTTGGGTGTAAAGAGAGGCTAAATTCCGATAGCAGTTCGCTAGTTTATTGAATTGGGTTTTGTCCTCTTGTAGTAATTGAATAGCATATAGATAGGTGGATTCAATTTTTTTAAAACGGGCTG from Flavobacterium ovatum carries:
- the ureG gene encoding urease accessory protein UreG, encoding MSRKYIKIGVAGPVGSGKTALIEKLTRELASQYSLGVITNDIYTQEDAEFLTKNSLLPKERIIGVETGGCPHTAIREDASMNLEAVEEMAERFADIEIIFIESGGDNLSATFSPDLADLTIFVIDVAQGEKIPRKGGPGITRSDLLMINKIDLAPYVNADLGVMERDARKMRNGRPFVFTNLMKRDGLDDVIGWIQKYALLENVVEPNLHR
- a CDS encoding urease accessory protein UreD, producing the protein MISKVTIESVEKRGITELKSVFCSTPFKVVEVREDKKNPLLELMLMSSSPGVLDNDELSFDYLIAENCQVEMTTQSFQRLFTMENSAVQKTNVVIKENAFLSYLPQPTVPHKDSNFKSVNTIHLEKNAAVVWGEIFTCGRKLKDEIFQFTQFQSLTKIFQEEKLVYFENLFLNPTKQNPLNIGQYEGFTHQLSLVYIEEACDIPVLKKQLDAFLEDKDCTFGISETATNGLSIKILDFKAEKLLTLMKQLTQIIKNGRL
- a CDS encoding retropepsin-like aspartic protease, producing MEKLQEILKKEKYKKIKFKITKTQHLLIKSKINGVKGNFILDTGASNSCIGFESIELFQVDAQDSKTKASGAGATGMLTQMSTKNKLQLGTWKTKVDLVIFDLSHVNEALIQYKSKPVHGIIGADVLLKGKAIIDYYNHYLYLQ
- a CDS encoding CHAT domain-containing protein, producing the protein MKKIHFILILFSTLIVFGQPSARLEDSIYKTIDDFAAQPSENGLKQLTQMDRDFWNTKKTKTKDELLAIVILNCNKGYYEMKLGQNQSAITSYEKAWETFSKNQLAQYDIIEYALKPLGNLYTLQGDYDNAENTIKQYYYIASKEKNNPEASGQKLAAILNLSNVYQSAGKTDLAIELLQKTLQTEKLTKTQKGIIINNLGNNYMLNYSLATSGNAARFKKIESTYLYAIQLLQEDKTQFNKLANCYRNLASLYTQRRSFEIANDYFAKAKKLFFTSVNQDSRQIAKLYYEEAALLFEQQKYAEASALLSSVFKTLIPNYSSTKNILPESKSLYSETVLLDALDLQGAIFSLKNTPKKALEAYALSAYIEDLFSNLLIYENSKIINQTRVRLRTEKCIVLYELLFQKEKKQAYIEQAFQLAEKTKSTVLKSYLQKNKTASREEKLHIEQLQNWTVEITKEQQKGNKADITKINHAIEKQNELVLSLKKIQSTTTQTKNQNIDLQLVFEKLEKEKTVLVNYFSGAVKTYSFTFRKNTIQLQSYNNETNKAEITDFLNYFKESDAILKDSKGYNHQGKIVYDLLELPKQPKERNLIIIPDGLLNFLPFEALITAETSTTNFTKMNYLVNDYAIGYNNSVSFYLNEVELEKPKKNVLGIFPVFEKTDYALDFSKNEMASIKNKFDGQFFENKQATFDNFKSNAARYSILHLSTHATAGDLETPASIKFFDQEILYTELYQLNINPELVVLSACETGIGRLYKSEGAMSIARGFQFAGARNLLFSLWKVNDFTTSVFMDYFYQHCKDGDSYWEANRNAKLDFLKDKTISNAKKSPYYWSAFVYYGSRTAGEESFNYTLYSIGFITIIGLLLAFIQFRKWKNYKKSSKRKNIKK